A stretch of Methanosphaerula palustris E1-9c DNA encodes these proteins:
- a CDS encoding type II toxin-antitoxin system HicA family toxin, whose product MGTRKNYNIANSLLKKGFKEKNTSHTHLIFFIDGKKTSIFTFISHGKKEISDELMHKMAKQLKLSHEQFCELVDCSMNGETLREFYLDEGIVKL is encoded by the coding sequence TTGGGAACGCGTAAAAACTACAACATCGCAAATTCCCTGCTTAAGAAAGGGTTTAAGGAAAAAAATACGTCTCATACCCACCTGATATTCTTCATTGATGGAAAGAAGACATCCATCTTCACATTCATCAGTCATGGGAAAAAAGAGATCAGCGATGAATTGATGCATAAAATGGCGAAACAACTCAAACTCTCCCACGAACAGTTTTGTGAACTGGTCGATTGTTCCATGAACGGGGAAACCCTCAGGGAATTTTATCTTGATGAAGGAATTGTAAAACTCTGA
- a CDS encoding transposase translates to MHATHAVLRNIPKKNQREATKQLREVYGFEQKLQMFADSQNSQNYQRTANTIERYFPGFLNYMAFPKQHHKRNGTTNVMGWGQ, encoded by the coding sequence GTGCATGCAACCCATGCAGTTTTGAGGAATATTCCTAAAAAAAACCAACGGGAGGCTACTAAACAACTCAGGGAAGTATATGGATTCGAACAGAAACTCCAGATGTTTGCCGATTCACAGAATTCACAAAATTACCAGAGAACTGCCAACACTATCGAACGATACTTTCCAGGATTCCTGAACTACATGGCATTCCCTAAACAGCATCACAAAAGGAATGGGACTACCAATGTCATGGGATGGGGTCAATGA
- a CDS encoding DUF1828 domain-containing protein — protein MSVQTITQNFRQKVCDQVRVEAEGVDRYRVFTPFLFEDGDHLVVVLKLEEGRWVLSDEGHTFMHLTYDLDEKDLRSGSRQKIISNALAAFSVEDRNGELILSINNEQFGDALYSYVQALLKIFDISYLSRERVRSTFMDDVHDFVQEHIQKGHVHVDWHDPIHDPDSKYSADFMIESESGPILVYALSNDSRVSNATINLLMFEKWGLKFRSIGIFEDQEEINRKTLAKFTDVCEKQFSNLYGNKDRLLKYVQESGGMVTA, from the coding sequence ATGTCAGTCCAGACAATCACACAGAATTTCCGGCAGAAAGTGTGCGATCAGGTTCGCGTAGAGGCCGAAGGTGTCGACCGGTACCGGGTGTTCACTCCGTTCCTTTTTGAGGATGGGGATCATCTCGTTGTCGTTCTGAAACTGGAGGAGGGGCGATGGGTGCTCTCTGATGAGGGACATACTTTCATGCATCTCACCTACGACCTGGACGAGAAAGATCTTCGAAGCGGGAGCCGGCAGAAGATTATTTCAAATGCCCTCGCTGCATTCTCTGTCGAGGACCGCAATGGAGAACTGATCCTTTCAATCAACAATGAGCAGTTTGGCGATGCCCTGTACAGTTACGTTCAGGCGCTGCTCAAAATTTTTGATATCTCCTATCTGTCACGGGAGCGTGTCCGATCAACATTCATGGATGATGTACATGATTTTGTTCAGGAACATATTCAAAAAGGGCATGTTCATGTTGACTGGCATGATCCGATCCATGATCCTGACAGTAAATATAGTGCGGATTTCATGATCGAAAGTGAATCCGGGCCGATTCTTGTGTACGCGTTATCGAATGATAGCCGGGTGAGTAATGCAACGATCAACCTGCTCATGTTTGAAAAATGGGGGCTGAAATTCCGGTCTATTGGTATCTTTGAGGACCAGGAAGAGATCAATCGGAAGACGCTTGCGAAGTTCACGGATGTCTGTGAGAAGCAGTTCTCCAACCTGTATGGGAACAAGGACCGGCTCCTGAAATATGTACAGGAGTCAGGCGGAATGGTGACGGCATAG
- a CDS encoding transposase → MEIERSWEPGLLPCENDSFWSGLFYEMKERGLNSVQLVISDCHQGIQTAVSTVSWEYQDKFLMCMQPMQF, encoded by the coding sequence ATGGAAATCGAGAGATCCTGGGAGCCCGGATTACTGCCATGTGAAAATGATAGTTTCTGGTCCGGGCTCTTCTATGAGATGAAAGAACGAGGATTGAATAGCGTACAACTGGTCATATCTGATTGTCATCAGGGAATCCAAACGGCAGTGTCTACGGTATCTTGGGAGTATCAAGATAAATTCCTGATGTGCATGCAACCCATGCAGTTTTGA